Proteins co-encoded in one Malus domestica chromosome 09, GDT2T_hap1 genomic window:
- the LOC139188167 gene encoding uncharacterized protein yields MEHTVQENDPGSRHEGKGKERAGSVPWKDLRIATRPKDFGDINNCLAGRRFAFDELGEPLAKDESDCDRMLKLSSYVMAEYHDRLQEVERYKAKLKENKQLVDEARRNKGLLTQALQLKDETMESLKRRNGENLRLKKLFEATKKQLEVATLEVSKVRGELDGALVEISELEKSIPTEREAAVQEYLSSSTFHLAIKPHCAQETRFEKRKWMAVLDRYDDGSILRKYHEDIDEHHRKGETFVLAVDPSSEDESDNEGSADAQTQHGEEGLGDAEDDGRTRSDTARGSASDENE; encoded by the exons ATGGAGCACACTGTCCAGGAAAATGATCCCGGTTCCCGCCATGaggggaaaggcaaggaaagagctggcagtgtcccgtggaaggacttgaggattgccacgcggccaaaggattttggggatatcaacaattgcttggcagggcgtcgattcgccttcgatgagctcggagagcccttagctaaggatgaatcggattgcgaccggatgttgaagctgtcttcatat gtcatggccgagtatcacgacagactgcaagaggttgagcggtacaaggcaaaactgaaggagaataagcagcttgtggacgaggcccgaaggaataagggacttttgactcaggctctccaactgaaggacgaaaccatggagagcttgaaaaggcgaaatggtgagaacctaaggcttaagaaattgtttgaggcaactaaaaaacagttagaggtggctaccttggaggtatccaaggttaggggagaattggatggtgcCTTAGTTGAGATTTCTGAACTGGAGAAGAGCATTCCAACTGAAAGGGAGGCTGCTGTGCAAGAATACTTAAGTTCTTCGACCTTTCATCTTGCTATTAAACCCCACTGTGCTCAAGAAActcgctttgaaaaaaggaaatggatggccgtccttgatcgttatgatgatgggagcattcttcgaaaataccacgaagatatagatgagcatcatcgaaagggcgagacatttgtccttgctgttgatcctagcagcgaagatgagtctgataatgaaggtagtgctgatgcacagactcagcatggtgaagagggtcttggggatgcagaggatgatggtaggacgcggagtgatactgccaggggttcggcttcagatgagaatgaatag
- the LOC139188168 gene encoding uncharacterized protein, producing MSGPSDRRFDLNLGEETATPSPDNIWRPSFISPTGPLTVGDSVMKNDMTAAVVARNLLTPKDNRLLSKRSDELAVKDSLALSVQCAGSVSNMAQRLFARTRQVESLAAEVMSLKQEIRGLKHENKQLHRLAHDYATNMKRKLDQMKESDGKVLLDHQRFVGLFQRHLLPSSSGAVPGNEASNDEPPMPPPSGVLSSTEAPDNHPPVLSLSGALPTAETSPKQPL from the coding sequence atgtctggaccctccgaccgtcgttttgacttgaaccttggagaagagacagccacgccttctccagacaacatatggcgcccatccttcatatcccctactggtcctcttaccgttggggattctgtgatgaagaatgatatgaccgctgcagtggtggccaggaaccttctcactcccaaagataacagactactttccaaacggtctgatgagttggctgttaaggactctctggctcttagtgttcagtgtgcaggttctgtgtctaatatggcccaacgcctatttgctagaacccgccaagttgaatcattggctgctgaagtgatgagtctcaaacaggagattagagggctcaagcatgagaataagcagttgcaccggctcgcccatgactatgctacaaacatgaagaggaagcttgaccagatgaaggaatctgatggtaaggttttacttgatcatcagcggtttgtgggtttgttccaaaggcatttattgccttcgtcctctggggctgtacctggtaatgaagcttcaaatgatgaacctccaatgcctcctccttctggggttttgtcaagtactgaggctccggataaccaccctccggtgctttctctttctggggctctaccgactgctgagacttcccctaagcaacctttgtga